A window of Rhododendron vialii isolate Sample 1 chromosome 11a, ASM3025357v1 contains these coding sequences:
- the LOC131306757 gene encoding uncharacterized protein LOC131306757, with amino-acid sequence MAIVIRYMDKKGNVIEHFLGIQYVANTNALSLKDAMENLFCRLRLSTSRLREQGYDGASNMQGEFNDLKALTLKENPCAYYVHCFAHQLQLALVGLAKKQEQIGMLFYFVNRVVIVVGVSCKCCGVLWEKQLETVVQALCIGELSSGQGLNQETNLQCPGDTRWGSHYRTLVRLMGMFDSVIHVLEIISEEGSNTDQKAEWNVLMDNLQSFEFVLNLHLMRAVLAITSKLSLALRKKDQEIVNALTLVQMSKIRLQMMRDIYTVIDLQLQELNDHLTKANSELLLCVACLDPRNYFSSFDKKKLLRLAEFCPKEFSPVDLMVLYDQLDMYIFDMYSSDEFLRLNGLTDLSEKMVETGREKLYPLVYLLLTLALLLPVATASVE; translated from the exons ATGGCAATTGTGATACGATACATGGACAAAAAAGGGAATGTCATTGAGCATTTTTTGGGTATTCAATATGTTGCCAATACCAATGCTTTGTCACTCAAGGATGCTATGGAGAATTTGTTTTGTCGACTTAGGTTGAGCACATCCAGATTGAGGGAACAAGGGTACGATGGAGCTAGCAATATGCAAGGTGAGTTTAATGACCTTAAAGCTCTAACACTAAAGGAAAATCCATGTGCATATTATGTTCATTGCTTTGCACATCAATTGCAATTGGCTCTTGTGGGCTTGGCAAAAAAACAAGAGCAAATTGGcatgcttttttattttgttaatagaGTGGTGATTGTTGTTGGTGTGTCATGTAAATGTTGTGGTGTTCTTTGGGAGAAACAACTAGAAACAGTTGTTCAGGCACTTTGCATTGGAGAGCTTTCAAGTGGGCAAGGCTTAAACCAAGAAACCAATCTCCAATGTCCTGGTGATACACGTTGGGGATCTCATTATAGAACTTTAGTTAGATTGATGGGTATGTTTGATTCAGTGATTCATGTTCTTGAAATTATTTCGGAGGAAGGTTCCAACACAGACCAAAAAGCAGAGTGGAATGTATTGATGGACAATTTGCAATCTTTTGAGTTTGTACTCAATCTTCATTTGATGAGAGCGGTTTTGGCTATTACGTCGAAGTTATCACTAGCTCTACgaaaaaaagatcaagaaatTGTGAATGCTCTGACTTTGGTTCAAATGTCCAAGATAAGGCTCCAAATGATGAGGGACA TATACACTGTTATTGACTTGCAACTTCAAGAACTGAATGATCATTTGACCAAGGCTAACAGTGAGTTGCTACTTTGTGTGGCATGTTTGGATCCACGCAACTACTTTTCTAGTTTTGACAAGAAAAAGTTGCTTCGTCTTGCCGAATTTTGTCCAAAAGAATTTTCTCCGGTTGACCTTATGGTACTTTATGATCAACTAGATATGTACATTTTTGATATGTACAGTAGTGATGAGTTCTTGAGGTTGAATGGACTCACTGATCTTTCTGAAAAAATGGTAGAGACGGGAAGAGAGAAACTGTATCCTTTAGTTTACTTGCTCTTAACTTTGGCATTACTTTTACCGGTTGCAACCGCTTCGGTCGAATGA